TATTTTCAGTTTAAAAATTTTTTTACCGCCACTTTCTGGGGGATAGGGCTTGCAGCACACGCTGTTACGGTTTTTTTGCCCGGGGTTAATTTTATCAGAAAATGGGAAGATAAGAAGATAAAAGAACTTATGGATAAGCAAAAAGATCATTAAGGAAATACCTTTT
The window above is part of the Chryseobacterium sp. MA9 genome. Proteins encoded here:
- a CDS encoding 2TM domain-containing protein; the encoded protein is MERFDENDIEYQRARRQVERLRGFYGHLFAYIAVNAMIVVYNCMNLKPGESYFQFKNFFTATFWGIGLAAHAVTVFLPGVNFIRKWEDKKIKELMDKQKDH